A stretch of DNA from Thalassospiraceae bacterium LMO-SO8:
GCCTGCTGCCTGCACGGCGCCACCCTGCCGTGGACGCGCATGGTCGCCGACCTGGTCGACGCCGACGGCGGCACGCCCGAGGCGTCCCTGATCGGCATGCTGCGCATGGTGCCCGTGGCCAACGCCGTGCTGGTCAACGCCACGGCGGGCCATGCGTTTGAGATGGACGACATCCACCGCGACGCCATCACCCATCCCAATTCCATCGCCGTGCCGGTGGCGCTCAACATGGGCGAGCGCCTGCTGGGCACGCGCCGCGCCGGGGTGCCGGGGGCGCTGGTGCTGACCGCCATGGCGGCGGGATACGAGGTCGCCTGCCGCGTCGGGGCCGCCGCCGGGACCGACCTTCTGTTGCGGGGGTTCCACCCCCAGGGCACCGTCGGCCCGCTGGTCGCCGCCGCCACGGCGGCGCGCATGATGGGCCTGGACGCCGCCGGCATGGCCAACGCGCTGGGCATCGCCGGATCGCTCGGCGCCGGGCTGATGGCGGCTCAGGAAGGGGCCATGGTCAAACGCCTGCATTCCGGCCGTGCGGCCGAGGCCGGGGTCCGGGGGGCGGAGTTGGCGGCCAAGGGCTTCACCGGTATCTCCGACATGGTCGAGGCCGAATACGGCGGCTTCCTCGCCGCCTTCGCCGGCAAGATCAACGTGGACCGCGCCGTGCAGGGTCTGCTGCCCGGCCAGGACATGCAATGGGAAGTCCTGCGCACGGGGTTCAAGCCCCATGCCATGGTGACCAGCATTCACGGCGCCCTCGACGCGCTCCGCACCGTGATGACGGACAACGATCTGGCCGCCGGCGACATCGCCCGCATCACGGCATATGTCAGCCATCCGACCTATGTCCATTGCGCCTGGCCCTACAAGGCCCAGGGCATCACGGCGGCGCAGATGAACCTGTATTACGGGCTCGCCATGATCGCCCTGGACGGCGAGGCCTTCACCGCCCAGTTCACCGAGGACCGCATCAAGGCGCCCGAGGTGCTCAGGTTCATCGACCGCATCGACGCCGAGGTCGATCCCGCGATCGAGGCCGAGGGTCCGGGTGCGCGCCACATGGCGCGGGTCACGGTGCGCACCACGGACGGGCGGGAGTTGTCCCATACCGAGCGCAACCGCCGCGGCAGCCCGGAAAACCCCGTTTCGGCGGCGGACCTGGACCGCAAGTACGATGCGCTTGCGATTCCGGTGCTGGGCGAGGCCAAGGCGGCGAAGGTGAAGGACTTCGTAGCCGGCCTGGACACCGCCGAGGACATCCGCCCGCTGATGAATCTGTTGACGGCGTAAACAGCCGCGCGGTGGCGGCGCGGGGCGGGTTGGTGTAGAATCGACCCGTTCAGGGGGATCAACCCTTAAGGTGGAGGTCCTGACCATGCCTGAAGAACGCCGCGCCGCGCGCCGGTTCGATATCAGCGAGCTTATCTTCGTATCCTCCAAGGCGGAGACGAGAACGGGGCTTCTGCGGGACATTTCCCGGCAGGGGGCGCAGGTCGAATTTTCCGATATTCTTGGCCGGACCCAGCATGCCTTTGCCGCGGGCGACGCGGTCGATCTTCGCATTGACGGGCTGGGTGAATTGCCCGGCGTCGTCTCGCGCCTGACGGGCAAGGGGGTTGCCATCGAATTCCGGATCGACGGCGAGCGGCAGGAAATGCTGCGGGCGGAAATTCAGGAAGCCTTCGACGCGGCTTAGTAGCGCCAGAAATCCCGGTCGAACATGACAAGCAGGGCCAGCACCTCAAGCCGCCCGGCCAGCATGGCCAGCGTCAGAATCCATTTCGCCGCGTCGGGCAGGGGTTCGAACGTGCCGGACGGGCCGATGATCGGGCCCAGGCCCGGGCCGACGTTGGTGATCGCGGTCACCGTCGCCGAATAGGCCGTCAGGATATCCAGTTCCAGGAACGACAGCGCCACCGTGAACACGGCGATGGTCGCCACGAACACGGCCAGGAAGGCGAGGATGGAATAGGGCACGTCGTCCGGCACGGGGGCCCCGTTATAGGTCAGCTGGATCACCCGGTTGGGGCTGAACAGGCGCTTCACATGGGCGCGCACCAGTTTGTAGAGGATCTGGTGGCGGTAGATCTTGATCGCGCCCGAGGTCGACCCCGAACAGCCGCCGATGTACATGAGGGCCAGGAACACCCCGACCCCGCCGGGACCCCAGGTCGTGTAGTCGTCGGTGGCGAAGCCCGTGGTGGTCACCACCGAGGTCACGTTGAACGCCGTCAGGGTCAGGGCTTCGGGAAACGAAATGCCGCGCTCCCAGGTCATCCAGCCGGCCAGGCCGAGGCTGACGACGACCAAAAGGGTGATGAAGCCGCACACCTGTTCATCGGAGAATATTTGGCCCGGGCTTCCGCGCGCGGCCTTGATGTACAGGTAGAACGGAATGGCGCCGGCGGCCATGAACGCCGTGGCGACCCAGTGCAGGGCCGGGTTCTTGAAAAACCCGAAGGACGCGTCGTGGGTCGAATAGCCGCCCGTCGATACCGTCGCCATGGCATGGGTCACGGCGTCGAACAGGGACATGCCGAAGATGAAATAAAGCAGGGCGCAAAGCACCGTCAGCAGCGTGTAGAAGGCCATCAGGTAGATGACCATCTGGAACGCGCTGGCGCTGAACTTCTCGCCCGTGTCCGAACTTTCGATCTTGAACAGCTGCATGCCGCCGACCCGCATCAGCGGCAGCATGAGGATCGCCATGGCGATGATCCCGATGCCGCCCAGCCATTGCAGGATCGCCCGCCACAAAAGGATGCCCGGCGGCAGGTGATCCAGGCCGGTCAGGATGGTGGAGCCGGTGGTGGTGATGCCGGACATGGATTCGAACACCGCGTCGGTCAGGCTGATGCCCAAGCCCAGGAACGGGATCGCCGCGATGGCGGCGACCGTGACCCAGCCCAGGGCCGTGACCAGAAACGCCTGGCGCAGATTCAGCTTGATGCCGTCCTTGGGCCAGGCGGCGATGGCCAGGGCGAAGCCGATGAAGCCGGTGACCAGGGCCGCCGTGATGAACGGTTTCCAATCCTGGTCGTGGTAGATGGCATCGGTCAGGGCCGGGATGCAAAGAAGCACCGCGACAAAGCAGGACAGCAGCCCCAGAAGGTGCACGACGGGCCGAATGTTCAGCATCTCGTGACCCTCCTTTAAGGGTCGGCGGAAACGGCCGGGCAGGTGCGGCCTAGTGCAGGGCGGCGACCAGCCCGTCGAACAGGGGTTTGCCGTCGGTGCCGCCAAGCGCGGCTTCGGCAAGGCGTTCGGGGTGCGGCATCATGCCCAGCACATTGCCGGCCTCGTTGACGATGCCGGCGATGTTGTTGCGGCTGCCGTTGGGATTGGCCTCGTCCGCAACCTTGCCCTTGGGGTCGCAGTAGCGGAAGGCGACGCGGCCTTCGCCCTCAAGACGGTCCAGGGTCGCGTCGTCGGCGAAATAGTTGCCGTCGTGATGGGCGACGGGGATGCGGATCACCTGATCTGCCGAATAGGCGCCGGTGAACGGCGTGTCCGTGTTCTCGACCTTGAGCCACACGTCCTTGCACACGAATTTCAGGCCCGCGTTGCGCATCAGGGCCCCCGGCAGCAGGCCGGCCTCGGTCAGCACCTGAAAGCCGTTGCACACGCCCAGCACGGGCACACCCTTGTTGGCGCGCTCCACCACCGTGCGCATGACCGGCGAATTGGCGGCCATCGCACCGGAGCGCAGATAATCGCCATAGCTGAACCCGCCCGGCACGGCGATCAGGTCGACGTCGGGCAGTTCGGTGTCGCGGTGCCAATGCATGATGACGTCCGTTCCCGTCACCGCTTCCAGCGCGACCTTCATGTCGCGGTCGCAGTTGGAGCCGGGAAAGACGATGACGGCGGCTTTCGTGTTGGTCGGCATGGCGGGGGATCAGCCTTCGGCGATATCGACGGAAAAGTTCTCGATCACCGTGTTGGCCAGCAGCTTCTGGCACATGGCCTCCACGGATGCCTTGGCCTTCTTGGGATCGGTTTCGGCCAGTTCCAGTTCGATGTACTTGCCCTGGCGCACGTCGTTGACGCCGGCGAAGCCGAGCCCGGCCAGCGAATGCTGGACCGCCTTGCCTTGCGGATCGAGAACGCCGGATTTCAGGGTAACGTGGACGCGTGCTTTCATCTTACTGAACGGTCTCCGGTTCCTTGATGTCGACGGGGCCCGATTCCGGCAGGATGCCGAGGCGCCGGGCGACCTCCTGATAGGCCTCCGCGACATTGCCGAGATCGCGGCGGAATCGGTCCTTGTCCATCTTTTCGTTGGTCACGAGGTCCCACAGGCGCATGGAATCGGGGCTGATCTCGTCGGCCAGCACGATGCGCATGGTCTGGTCGTTTTCCCATAGGCGGCCGAATTCCAGCTTGAAATCGACCAGTTTCAGGCCGATGCCCATGAACAGGCCCGACAGATAGTCGTTGATGCGTAAAGACAGGGCCATGATCTCGTCCATGTCCTGCGGCGTCGCCCAGCCGAAGGCGGTGACGTGTTCCTCGGCGATCAGGGGGTCGCCCAGTTCGTCCGACTTGTAGCAGAATTCGATGATCGAGCGCGGCAGGGCCGTGCCTTCCTCCATGCCGAAGCGCTTGGAGAACGTGCCGGCGGCGACGTTACGCACGATGATCTCGACGGGGATGATCTCGACCTCGCGGACAAGCTGCTCGCGCATGTTGAGGCGCCGCACGAAGTGGGTCGGCACGCCGATCTCGCCGAGGCGGAGCATCAAATACTCGGAAATCCGGTTGTTGAGCACCCCCTTGCCGGTGATGGTGCCCTTTTTCTGGTTGTTGAAGGCGGTCGCGTCGTCCTTGAAGTACTGAACGATGGTGCCGGGTTCCGGGCCCTCGAAAAGGACCTTTGCCTTGCCTTCGTAAATCTGTCTGCGTCTTGCCATGGGTTTGTGCCCTCGTGAAGTTCCCCTTTGTGGTCGCTCCGAAATGGGGCGTCGCCTGCGGGGGAGGGGTTAGACGCACCATATAGCAGCGTCGGAGAGCCCGCTCAACAGAATAGGGGATCAGTTGGTGATTGGCCGGAACCCGCCGGGCCGGGGCCGCTCGGGACAGAACAGCCACTGGGGCTTCAGGGCCGGATCGAAGGGTTTCGGCAGGGCGATCAGCGACGACGACACGGTTTGGAACCCGAAATCCGTCGTGAACGCCATGGAATCGCGCTCGCTGCCGCCCCGCCATTCCTTGAACTCCGACATCAAGGCGACCCAGGCGTCCCAGCCCTCGGCCCCTTTGGCCGGTTCGGGCGGGGGGGCGGCCTCGAACAGCGGGCGGTAACGGCCGATGCGCGCCGACGCGTCGTCGTTCAGGTCATGGGCCGTGATCATCGACAGGCCCGGATCGATTTCCTGGGCGGAAACCTTGGGATTCGTGCCGTTGCCGGAAATCCAGAAGGCGCGGTTCACGTCGGCGACGATCAGGTTGAAGGATCGATAGGCGCTGCCGTCGAGATGGGCCAGGGCCTCGGCGGCGGCCTCGGCCTCGCCGTGGCTCAGGGCTTCCAGCGGCAATTCGCCGCGTGACCGCTTGCCGGCTTCCTGGCCCAGCGATCCGTGGCGGTTCAACACGCCGGCCACCATGCGGTCGTCGTTGACGCCCAGCCAGGTGCCGCCGGCGGTTCTATCCCGCCCGGCCGTGACATGGGGGGCATCCGGCCAATGGCGGCCCGGCGGGTCGGAAAGCCGGTCGGCCATCTCGTCGCGGTTGGCGGCGACGATCAGTGGCCAGTCATGGCCCGGGCGGCGTAGAATGACGAGTGTGCACATGATCGTTACATAAGGCCTGTGGACAGATTGCGCCAGCAGTTGCACGGGATGTTGCGATGACGCGCCAACCCGCGTAAATAAGCCCAGCGAAACCCATTACTCATTGGCCAGAACGGGAGCCCAGGACATGTCTGACGCCTTCAAGGACCGGGAAAAAGGTTACGAAGCCAAGTACCAGTTGGACGAAGAACAGCGGTTCAAGGCGGAATCCCGGCGCAACAAGCTGCTGGGCCTGTGGCTGGCCGAGGCCTTCGGGCTGAAGGGCTCCGACGCCGACGCCTACGCCCGCGAAGTGGTCCTGGCCGATCTGGACGAACCCGGCGTCGACGACGTGGTCCGCAAGGTCATGAGCGATATCGAAACGCGCGGCCTCGCGATCACCGAAGACCAGATCCGGCGCAAGCTCGACGACCTGCTGCACACCGCGGCCGAGCAGATCAAAAGCGAATAATTTTCTCAGCTGTCTTTGTCAGGATACCGGCCGTCGCCTTTTAGGTGACGGCGGACCAGCGTCGCGTCCGCCTCGCCGCGCGACGGCAGGTTCAGGCTGCTCGAATGGCCGAAGCAGCGGATTCGGCCGTCCGCATCCATCTCGACGAATCCCGCCGACACGGCCTTCAGGGGCCGTAGTTCCCCCGCCACCCAGCTATGGGTGAAGTCGTGGGGAAACAGCACGGGGGCCTCGCCCCGCGCCGAGGTGAACACGATGTATTTCATGGGAAAGCCGGGCAGGGGATCGGGCTGGTCCGGCATTCCTTGACCCTCCGGTCTATTCGCCGAACACCCGGCGGAACACGGTATCGACCTGGGCCGTGTGATAGGCCAGGGACGAGACCTCGAACAGCGCGTTCAGTTCCTCGGGCGTCAACAGCTTCTTGATGTCCGCATCCCGTTCCAGGAAGAACATCAGGCGGTTGTCGTAGGATTGCGCCTGTTCGTCCTCGGCGTCCAGATGGGCCGGCTTGTCTGGATCGTCCGGGTCGATGCCGAAGCTTTTCCACACCCGCATGGCGTTGCGCTGCACGATGCGGTAGGCGTCCTCGCGGGAAACGCCTTTCTGGGTCAGGAACAACAGCACTCGCTGAGCGTCGTGGATGCCGCCGAACTTGTCGATATGTTCCTTCATGTTGGCCGGATAGATGACCAGTTTTTCAACCACGCTGGCCAACCGCGCCAGGGCAAAATCAAGTGTTACCGTGGCGTCCGGGCCGATCATGCGCTCGACCGAGGAATGCGAGATGTCGCGTTCGTGCCACAGCGCCACGTTTTCCAGGGCCGGAACCACGGCCATGCGCACGATGCGCGCCAAGCCCGTCAGGTTTTCCGTCAGGATCGGGTTGCGCTTGTGCGGCATGGCGCTGGAGCCCTTCTGCCCCGGCGCGAAATATTCCTGGGCCTCGCGCACTTCCGTGCGCTGCATGTGGCGGATTTCCGTGGCCAGGTTTTCCATGGACGCGGCGACCACGCCCAGGGTCGCGAAGAACATGGCGTGGCGGTCGCGGGGGATGACTTGCGTCGAAATCGGTTCCGGCGTGAGGCCCATCTTCTCGGCCACGTATTCCTCGACGAAGGGGTCGATGTTGGCGAAGGTGCCGACGGCGCCGGAAATGGCGCAGGTCGCGATCTCGTCGCGGGCGTTTTCCAGGCGCCAGCGCGCGCGCTGGAATTCCGCATAGAACCGCGCCAATTTCAGGCCCACGGTCGTCGGTTCGGCATGGATGCCGTGGCTGCGGCCCATCACCGGGGTCATCTTGTGTTCCATGGCGCGGGTCTTCAGCGCCGCCAGAACCTTGTCGACGTCGTCGAGCAAAATCGTCGCCGCCTGTTTCAACTGCACGGCCAGACAGGTGTCCAGCACATCCGACGACGTCATGCCCTGGTGAACGAAGCGGGCGTCGTCGCCGATATGCTCCGCCAGTTCCGTGGTGAAGGCGATGACGTCGTGCCTGGTCTCGCGCTCGATCTCGTCGATGCGGTCGATGCGCGCCCCGTCATAGGGCTTGTCGCCCTTTTCCCAGACGGTCTTGGCGGCCTCTTTCGGGATCACGCCCAACTGGGCCTGGGCGTCGCAGGCGTGGGCCTCGATCTCGAACCAGATGCGGAACTTGTTGGCGGGCTCCCAGATGGCGGCCATCTGGGGGCGGGAATAGCGCGGGATCATGGAAACTCCGTTTCAGGCGGGAAATTATAGTCTGCACGGCGTCGCGGACAAGCGGACATGCCAGACTGGGGCGGATTTGAAAAGACCCGACCGCCTATTTCCGGGAATTTACGGCATTCCGGGGATATATTCAGGCCATGGATGAGCTCAGCACTCCGGCCGATCTTCCGGTGATTCCCCTGATCGACGCCGGGCGGGGCGGGGCGCCCGCCGTGGCCGAGGCCGAACGGGCGCGCTTCGAGGACCTGTTCCGCGCGGGCCGCGATCATTACGGCCCCCTGTTTTTGGGCCTGGGCGACCGCGTGACGCGGGCCTGGCTTGCCGATTGCCCCACGCCTTACCGCGCCGATCTCGACGCCTGCGCCGGGATGCTGGGGGCGGCCGGCGTCTACATGCTGAACCTCTCCTATGAATGGTCCTGCACCACGGCCGTGGGATGCCCGCCCTCGGGCCGCGGCAACCGCATGTTGCGCGCCCTCGACTGGCCGCTCCACGGCCTGGGCCGCAACGTGGTGGTCGCGCGTCAGGCAGGCGGCGCGGGGGGGTGGCTCAACGTCACCTGGCCGGGGTTCGTGGGGGCCGCGACGGCCCTGGCGCCGGGGCGGTTTTCGGCGGCGCTCAACCAGCCACCCATGAAGACATGCACCGCCAGTTGCTGGCTCGACTGGGCGATCGAGCGGACCCGGGTGTGGCGGCGGCGTCTGCTGCCGCCGACGCATCTGCTGCGTCTGGCCTTCGAGACCTGTCCGACCTATGACGCGGCGAAAATCCTGCTTGCCGAAACGCCGATCGCCGTGCCCGCCTTCTTCTCCCTGTCGGGGACGGAGCCGCATGAAGGCTGCGTCATCGAACGCACGGAAACCGACGCCTTCATCCGTGACGGCGGCGCCGCGGCCATCGCCAACCACTGGGTCGCCGGGCCCTTCACGGGCCGCCTGCGGGGGATCGACAGCCCGGGCCGCCTGGCCCGGATGGACGCCTGCCGGGACGAGGTCGAGGACGGCTTCGGCTGGGTTGTTCCGCCGATTTTGAATTCGACCACGCGGCTTGCCGTCGTCGCCAACGCGGCCACGGGGGGCCTGCGCGTGCGGGGTTACGAGGCGGCGGGGGTGGCGACCCGCGACTTCATCCTGTGACTTTATCGTGTGACTTTGGTCATTGACGGTCGGACCCGGTTTACTAGACTGCCGGACCCGGGGGGGCTCCTGGAACTGCGTGACGCAAGTTGAAGGAGACATCCATGAATCTGTTCACTCTGCTGAAGGTCCGTGCGGCCGAAGGCCGGCCGATCCGCGTCGGGCTGATCGGCGCCGGCAAGTTCGGCTCCATGTATCTGGCCCAGGCGCCGAAGACGCCGGGTGTGCACGTCGCGGGCGTGGTTGACCTGAACCCGGCCAACGCCCGGGCCAATCTGGACCGGGTCGGCTGGTCGGCGGCGCGCACCAACGTGGCTTCTCTCGACGCCGCCGTGAAATCGGGCCAAACCTATCTGTTCGACGACTGGCGGGCCCTGGTCACTCATCCCGCCATCGACATCGTCGTCGAATGCACCGGCAATCCCGTGGCCGCGGTCGATCATTGTCTGGCCGCCTTCGCCGCCGGCAAGCATGTCGTCAACGTGACGGTCGAGGCCGATGCCTTCTGCGGGCCGCTGCTGGCCGCCAAGGCCGGGGACGCCGGAGTGATCTATTCGCTCGCCTACGGCGATCAGCCGGCGCTGGCGTGCGAGCTGGTCGACTGGGCGCGCACGGCGGGTTTTCCCGTGGTCGCCGCCGGGCGCGGTCATAAATGGTTGCCGCATTTCCGGGAATCGACGCCGGACACGGTATGGGACCATTGGGGGCTGAGCGCCGAACAGGCCAAGGCCGGGGGGCTCAACCCCAAGATGTTCAACGCCTTCCTCGACGGCTCCAAGCCCGCCATCGAAACCGCCGCCATCGCCAACGCGACGGGGCTCGAGGCGCCCGAGGACGGCCTCGCCTTCCCGCCCGGTTCCATCGACGACATTCCGACCCTGATGCGCCCCCGCGACGAAGGCGGGATTTTGGAAAAGAAGGGCCTGGTCGAGGCCGTGGCTTCGCTGCGCACGGACGGCACGCCGATCCCCCACGACATCCGCAAGGGGGTGTGGGTCTGCGTCGAGGCCGATACGGACTACATCCGCCGCTGTTTCGAGGAATACCAGGTCACCACCGACCCCTCCGGCCGCTACATGTGCAACTACAAGAAATGGCACATGATCGGTCTGGAACTGGGGATCTCCGTCGCCTCCATCGGCCTGCGGGGGGAGCCCACGGGGGTCGCCACCTGCTTCAACGCCGACGTGGTGGCCACGGCCAAGCGGGCTCTCGCCCCCGGCGACATGCTGGACGGCGAAGGCGGGGCGACCGTGTTCGGCAAGTTGCAGCCGGCGGCCAAATCCATGGCCGAGGGGCGCCTGCCGCTGGGCCTCGCCCATCAGCTGAAGGTCGTCCGCCCCGTGGCCAAGGACGCCATGCTGACCTGGGACGACGTCGCCGTGGACGAAACCCAGAGCGCCACGCAAATCCGCCGCGAGATGGAAGTCATGTTCGGCGGCGGCGCGGCGGGCGCGCGGCTGGCGGGCTGACAACGGGCGGGCCGACAATTCGGCGGACTTGTCAGGATGCGGTCACCCGGCGGACCTAGAACGGGGTGTGTTTGAAAGGAATCTTGATGGTGTCACCACTGCCCGGGGACGGGGGAAGCATCCCCAAGTCCGTCCGCCGTCTGGTCGAGGAAAAGGGCTCGGCCGTCTCGACCATTTCGCCCGACGATCTGGTCGTCGACGCGGCCCGCATGATGGCGGAAGAAAAGATCGGCGTGCTGGTCTGCTGCGACGACCCGACGATCGTTTCGGGCGTCATTTCCGAACGCGACATCGTGCGTGTGTTCGCCGAACATCCCGAAGGCGTGGGCGCGATGCTGGTCCATGACGTGATGACCAGGGACGTGCGGACCTGCCACATGGACGACGACATCGCGACGGCCATGGCGATCATGCAGAAGGGCGGGTTCCGCCATCTGCCCGTCGTCGACGACGGCCGCCTGCGCGCTCTGATCAGCGCCACCGACATCCTGATGTTCTATATGAAATACGCCAACCTGAACGACCGCCAGGTCATCCTGGCGATCATCCTGGAATCAGGCCTGGTCTATCCTGGCGGCTGAGTGGCGGCCCGGCGGAAAACGTCCGAAAACAGCGGAAACCAGCCATTTGTGGATGCCGGCGGCGTGTATCACGGGGGCGTAATTTGACATTTCCGATAAAAACAGTAGGGTTTGGCCCGATGTTTGAGAATGATTTCAGCACCTATGGAAGTGATTGACCTGATCGCCCGAGATAAGGTTTTCACCCTGCGCGAACAGGCCGCAGAGGTGCCTCAGTGCATCCGCAGCACCGTCGCCCCGACCTGGGTGTTCATTGGCAAATACGCCATGCCGGATTCCGAACATCTGATCCCCTTCCAGGACTGATACCGACACCAGTCGGTCCTTTGGGCCGACAATTGAACCACCGTGCTCGCGGATGTGAGCACGGTTCTTTCCGTACGTTCATATCTCCAGAAAAATAACAGGAAAAATTCATGCCCGACCAAGCACTGACAACTGAACCCTCGGATCCTGCAACTAGGAATGGCGGGGGCTCCCTTACACCGATCGAGGTCAAAGTCGCCGCCACTGAAGCCGTACTTGACGTCGATGGTGTTGGCATACGTGCCCCGTCCTTAGGCGAGGGCGCGTTGATGTGGGAACTGGCGCGCGACGCGGGCGGGTTGGACCTGAATTCCCCTTACGCATACATGATGGCGGGCCGCCATTTTCAAAGCACCTGTGCCATTGCCGAGGTTTATGGAAAACCCGCCGGTTTCGTCATGGCGCACCGCATTCCGTCGCGCCCGGATGTCCTGTTTATCTGGCAGGTCGCCGTGTTGCCGGATTTTCGCGGCCTCGGCATCGCGAAACGGATGTTCGACCATCTCCTCGAGCGAGAAGAAAACGCAGGCGTGCGCACCATGGAAGCCACGGTGACGTCGTCGAACAAGGCCTCCGCCGCGCTGTTCGCGGCTTTCGCCAAAAGCCGCAATGCTGAATTGGACGTGCGCACCGGCTTCACCGCCGCCGATTTCCCCGATGGTCATGGTCACGAGGCGGAAGACCTCTACGTGATTGCGCCCATCGCCGACATTACCTAAAGCCCAGAACGAGGATTACCCGATGAAAACCTTCGAAAAGCATGAATCCAATGTCCGTGGCTATATCCGCAACTTCCCCACGGTTTTCGCCAAGGCCAAGGACGCCAAGCTGACCGACAAGGACGGCACGCAGTACATCGACTTTTTCGCTGGCGCGGGTGTGCTGAACTACGGTCACAACAACGCCGAGCTTAAAGAGGCCGTCATGGATTACATGGCCCAAGACGGCATCATACACGGCCTTGATATGGGGACCGAAGCC
This window harbors:
- the purB gene encoding adenylosuccinate lyase; amino-acid sequence: MIPRYSRPQMAAIWEPANKFRIWFEIEAHACDAQAQLGVIPKEAAKTVWEKGDKPYDGARIDRIDEIERETRHDVIAFTTELAEHIGDDARFVHQGMTSSDVLDTCLAVQLKQAATILLDDVDKVLAALKTRAMEHKMTPVMGRSHGIHAEPTTVGLKLARFYAEFQRARWRLENARDEIATCAISGAVGTFANIDPFVEEYVAEKMGLTPEPISTQVIPRDRHAMFFATLGVVAASMENLATEIRHMQRTEVREAQEYFAPGQKGSSAMPHKRNPILTENLTGLARIVRMAVVPALENVALWHERDISHSSVERMIGPDATVTLDFALARLASVVEKLVIYPANMKEHIDKFGGIHDAQRVLLFLTQKGVSREDAYRIVQRNAMRVWKSFGIDPDDPDKPAHLDAEDEQAQSYDNRLMFFLERDADIKKLLTPEELNALFEVSSLAYHTAQVDTVFRRVFGE
- a CDS encoding NRDE family protein → MCTLVILRRPGHDWPLIVAANRDEMADRLSDPPGRHWPDAPHVTAGRDRTAGGTWLGVNDDRMVAGVLNRHGSLGQEAGKRSRGELPLEALSHGEAEAAAEALAHLDGSAYRSFNLIVADVNRAFWISGNGTNPKVSAQEIDPGLSMITAHDLNDDASARIGRYRPLFEAAPPPEPAKGAEGWDAWVALMSEFKEWRGGSERDSMAFTTDFGFQTVSSSLIALPKPFDPALKPQWLFCPERPRPGGFRPITN
- a CDS encoding DUF1476 domain-containing protein codes for the protein MSDAFKDREKGYEAKYQLDEEQRFKAESRRNKLLGLWLAEAFGLKGSDADAYAREVVLADLDEPGVDDVVRKVMSDIETRGLAITEDQIRRKLDDLLHTAAEQIKSE
- a CDS encoding Gfo/Idh/MocA family oxidoreductase, with product MNLFTLLKVRAAEGRPIRVGLIGAGKFGSMYLAQAPKTPGVHVAGVVDLNPANARANLDRVGWSAARTNVASLDAAVKSGQTYLFDDWRALVTHPAIDIVVECTGNPVAAVDHCLAAFAAGKHVVNVTVEADAFCGPLLAAKAGDAGVIYSLAYGDQPALACELVDWARTAGFPVVAAGRGHKWLPHFRESTPDTVWDHWGLSAEQAKAGGLNPKMFNAFLDGSKPAIETAAIANATGLEAPEDGLAFPPGSIDDIPTLMRPRDEGGILEKKGLVEAVASLRTDGTPIPHDIRKGVWVCVEADTDYIRRCFEEYQVTTDPSGRYMCNYKKWHMIGLELGISVASIGLRGEPTGVATCFNADVVATAKRALAPGDMLDGEGGATVFGKLQPAAKSMAEGRLPLGLAHQLKVVRPVAKDAMLTWDDVAVDETQSATQIRREMEVMFGGGAAGARLAG
- a CDS encoding MmgE/PrpD family protein; translated protein: MKDADKAVPGATAVLADFAAGLTFEDLPGDVVEHLKLAVLDGLACCLHGATLPWTRMVADLVDADGGTPEASLIGMLRMVPVANAVLVNATAGHAFEMDDIHRDAITHPNSIAVPVALNMGERLLGTRRAGVPGALVLTAMAAGYEVACRVGAAAGTDLLLRGFHPQGTVGPLVAAATAARMMGLDAAGMANALGIAGSLGAGLMAAQEGAMVKRLHSGRAAEAGVRGAELAAKGFTGISDMVEAEYGGFLAAFAGKINVDRAVQGLLPGQDMQWEVLRTGFKPHAMVTSIHGALDALRTVMTDNDLAAGDIARITAYVSHPTYVHCAWPYKAQGITAAQMNLYYGLAMIALDGEAFTAQFTEDRIKAPEVLRFIDRIDAEVDPAIEAEGPGARHMARVTVRTTDGRELSHTERNRRGSPENPVSAADLDRKYDALAIPVLGEAKAAKVKDFVAGLDTAEDIRPLMNLLTA
- a CDS encoding PilZ domain-containing protein, with the protein product MPEERRAARRFDISELIFVSSKAETRTGLLRDISRQGAQVEFSDILGRTQHAFAAGDAVDLRIDGLGELPGVVSRLTGKGVAIEFRIDGERQEMLRAEIQEAFDAA
- the purS gene encoding phosphoribosylformylglycinamidine synthase subunit PurS; translated protein: MKARVHVTLKSGVLDPQGKAVQHSLAGLGFAGVNDVRQGKYIELELAETDPKKAKASVEAMCQKLLANTVIENFSVDIAEG
- a CDS encoding phosphoribosylaminoimidazolesuccinocarboxamide synthase, with translation MARRRQIYEGKAKVLFEGPEPGTIVQYFKDDATAFNNQKKGTITGKGVLNNRISEYLMLRLGEIGVPTHFVRRLNMREQLVREVEIIPVEIIVRNVAAGTFSKRFGMEEGTALPRSIIEFCYKSDELGDPLIAEEHVTAFGWATPQDMDEIMALSLRINDYLSGLFMGIGLKLVDFKLEFGRLWENDQTMRIVLADEISPDSMRLWDLVTNEKMDKDRFRRDLGNVAEAYQEVARRLGILPESGPVDIKEPETVQ
- the purQ gene encoding phosphoribosylformylglycinamidine synthase subunit PurQ, with translation MPTNTKAAVIVFPGSNCDRDMKVALEAVTGTDVIMHWHRDTELPDVDLIAVPGGFSYGDYLRSGAMAANSPVMRTVVERANKGVPVLGVCNGFQVLTEAGLLPGALMRNAGLKFVCKDVWLKVENTDTPFTGAYSADQVIRIPVAHHDGNYFADDATLDRLEGEGRVAFRYCDPKGKVADEANPNGSRNNIAGIVNEAGNVLGMMPHPERLAEAALGGTDGKPLFDGLVAALH
- a CDS encoding TrkH family potassium uptake protein; translated protein: MLNIRPVVHLLGLLSCFVAVLLCIPALTDAIYHDQDWKPFITAALVTGFIGFALAIAAWPKDGIKLNLRQAFLVTALGWVTVAAIAAIPFLGLGISLTDAVFESMSGITTTGSTILTGLDHLPPGILLWRAILQWLGGIGIIAMAILMLPLMRVGGMQLFKIESSDTGEKFSASAFQMVIYLMAFYTLLTVLCALLYFIFGMSLFDAVTHAMATVSTGGYSTHDASFGFFKNPALHWVATAFMAAGAIPFYLYIKAARGSPGQIFSDEQVCGFITLLVVVSLGLAGWMTWERGISFPEALTLTAFNVTSVVTTTGFATDDYTTWGPGGVGVFLALMYIGGCSGSTSGAIKIYRHQILYKLVRAHVKRLFSPNRVIQLTYNGAPVPDDVPYSILAFLAVFVATIAVFTVALSFLELDILTAYSATVTAITNVGPGLGPIIGPSGTFEPLPDAAKWILTLAMLAGRLEVLALLVMFDRDFWRY